From the Clavibacter phaseoli genome, one window contains:
- a CDS encoding ribonucleotide-diphosphate reductase subunit beta encodes MSKILGTGIQEGLLLKPVNYQWAMDLYDQAVANTWFPNEIQLGEDIADFKKMTDEERHAITFLMSYFNPNELLVNKALAFGVYPYINAPECHLYLAKQMWEEANHCMSFEYVLETFPIDREAAYNSHVDIPSMARKEEFEVKFIKRMTEQTLDITTTEGKKDFVRNLVAYNVILEGIWFYSGFMVSLSFRQRNLLRNFGSLMDWIVRDESLHLKFGINLILTVLEENPDLQTEEFAAEIKQMILDAVEMEEQYNRDLLPNGILGLNANYINQYVKYLADRRLEELGFEAEYKVSNPAKWMATANDTLQLVNFFESTNTSYESNASATVGAK; translated from the coding sequence GGAATCCAGGAGGGCCTCCTCCTCAAGCCCGTCAACTACCAGTGGGCCATGGACCTGTACGACCAGGCCGTCGCCAACACGTGGTTCCCCAACGAGATCCAGCTCGGCGAGGACATCGCGGACTTCAAGAAGATGACGGACGAGGAGCGCCACGCGATCACGTTCCTCATGAGCTACTTCAACCCGAACGAGCTCCTCGTGAACAAGGCGCTGGCGTTCGGCGTCTACCCCTACATCAACGCGCCGGAGTGCCACCTCTACCTGGCGAAGCAGATGTGGGAGGAGGCGAACCACTGCATGTCGTTCGAGTACGTCCTGGAGACGTTCCCGATCGACCGCGAGGCCGCGTACAACTCCCACGTCGACATCCCGTCGATGGCGCGCAAGGAGGAGTTCGAGGTCAAGTTCATCAAGCGCATGACCGAGCAGACCCTCGACATCACCACCACCGAGGGCAAGAAGGACTTCGTCCGGAACCTCGTCGCGTACAACGTGATCCTCGAGGGCATCTGGTTCTACTCGGGCTTCATGGTGTCGCTGTCGTTCCGCCAGCGGAACCTGCTGCGCAACTTCGGCTCGCTCATGGACTGGATCGTGCGCGACGAGTCGCTGCACCTGAAGTTCGGGATCAACCTCATCCTCACGGTGCTCGAGGAGAACCCCGACCTGCAGACGGAGGAGTTCGCCGCCGAGATCAAGCAGATGATCCTCGACGCCGTCGAGATGGAGGAGCAGTACAACCGCGACCTCCTGCCCAACGGGATCCTCGGGCTCAACGCGAACTACATCAACCAGTACGTGAAGTACCTCGCCGACCGCCGCCTCGAGGAGCTCGGCTTCGAGGCCGAGTACAAGGTCTCGAACCCGGCGAAGTGGATGGCGACGGCGAACGACACGCTGCAGCTCGTCAACTTCTTCGAGTCGACCAACACGTCGTACGAGTCGAACGCGTCGGCCACCGTCGGCGCCAAGTAG
- a CDS encoding GNAT family N-acetyltransferase, with protein MTEQETGARHVARDGRVYRTEVVGWDDPRGARIRQAMEAEMDERYEGRHDDDPDWPAKAAVAFAFDPADVEAIVLLVLDGDDRDAAAHGVIRHLGDELELKKVVVDPGHRGTGLSRVLMAELERVAHERGARRLILQTGDRQPDAIQLYATAGWLPIDVYPPYIPVTNSVCFEKPLG; from the coding sequence ATGACCGAGCAGGAGACCGGCGCCCGGCACGTCGCGCGCGACGGGCGGGTCTACCGCACCGAGGTGGTGGGCTGGGACGACCCGCGCGGGGCGCGGATCCGCCAGGCCATGGAGGCCGAGATGGACGAGCGGTACGAGGGGCGGCACGACGACGATCCCGACTGGCCCGCGAAGGCGGCGGTGGCGTTCGCGTTCGACCCGGCCGACGTGGAAGCCATCGTGCTGCTCGTCCTCGACGGCGACGACCGGGACGCGGCCGCGCACGGCGTCATCCGGCACCTCGGCGACGAGCTGGAGCTGAAGAAGGTCGTCGTGGATCCGGGGCACCGCGGCACGGGCCTCTCCCGCGTGCTCATGGCGGAGCTGGAGCGCGTGGCCCACGAGCGCGGCGCGCGTCGCCTGATCCTGCAGACGGGCGACCGGCAGCCCGACGCCATCCAGCTGTACGCGACCGCGGGGTGGCTGCCCATCGACGTGTACCCGCCGTACATCCCCGTCACGAACTCGGTCTGCTTCGAGAAGCCGCTGGGCTGA